ATCGTGCGCTGGGTCTACTCCATCGTCGAGCCCGCCCTCAACAGCGCCGGAAAGGTGGTCAAGCTCTACGGCACCACCCAGGACATCACCCAGCGCAAGCAGGCCGAGGTCGATCTGCGCAACAAGACCAACGAACTGCAGACCATCTTCGATTCCATCGGCGACGGCATCACGGTGTACGATCAGAACGCCCAGGTGCAGCACCACAACGCCATCAGCCCGCGCCTCTTTCCCGAGGAGACCCTGCAGGGACGATCCTGCCGCGAGCTCTTTCACCCCGGCGCGCTCCTTGCCCCCGAGGAATGCCCCGTCGAAAGAGCTCTCCGGGGCGAGCGGGTCGACACCTCCCTGGCCTGGGCCCGCGAAGGGCGGCCCACGCGCTACCTGGACATCACCGCCACCCCCATCCGCGACGCCCAAGGCGAAAAAAACCGCGCCCTGGTGTTCTTTCGCGACGTGTCGGAAAAGCGCCTGCAGGAGCTGCACCTGATCCAGACGGAAAAAATGTCGAGCATCGGCGTGCTGGCCACGGGCATCGCCCATGAGATCAACAATCCCCTCACCTCCGTGGCCGGCTGCGCCGAGGCGCTGCTGCGGCGCTTTCGCGACGAGCCCGAGCTCAAGCACGACGGACGACTCGATGTCTTCCCCCATTACCTGGAGGTCATCGTGCGCGAATCCTATCGCTGCAAGGGCATCATCGACCACCTGCTGAGCTTCAGCCGCACCTCCGACGGCAACGCCGTGCGGGTCGACATCAACCTGGTGCTGCTGGAGATTCTCGAACTGCTGCGCTACCAGTCGAGCTTTCGCAAGATCCGCATCCTCACCGATCTGCAAACCGATCTGCCGCGCGTCAGCGGCGACCCCTCGGGACTGCGCCAGGTGTTCATGAACCTGCTGGTCAACGCCTGCCAGGCCATCGAGGAACAGGGCGTGGTGGACGTCCGCACGGCCAGGGCCGATGCCGAGAACATCCGCGTGGTCATCCGCGATACGGGCTGCGGCGTGGCGCAGCCGATTCTCGATCGCATCTGGGAGCCCTTCTTCACCACCAAGGAGGTCGGCCAGGGCGTCGGCCTGGGGCTGGCGCTGACCTACAACATCGTCAAGCGGCACGGGGGCGAGATCCACCTGGAAAGTCGGGTCGGCGAGGGCTCGCAGTTCAGCGTGCTGCTGCCCGTGTGGCGGGAGGAACCGCGATGAGCCTGGAGTATCTGGGCGAAAAGGTCTTTTTGGATGAGATCCGGGCCGCAGGCCGGATCTGGGTGCTGCGCGGCGCGCACAAGAACATCCATGCGGCGGAGATTGAGGACGGTTATTCCCTGCCGGTCTGGTCAAGCCAGGACAAGGCCGCGCAATTTCTGAAAATCGCGCGGCTCATCGGCCAGGCCTACGCGCCCGAAGCCGTGCCCCTCGAGGTTTTCATCCAGGCATGGCTGTCGGACCGGCGCATGGCGATCCGCGAATTGCAGCTCAACCCGGACGGCAAAACCTCGCGGGTGCTGATCGTCTCTCGCGAGGAGTTTTTGGCCGCGCAAGGCATGCAACCGCCCAGCAACTTGGTATGATTTGGACAAGTACGCCCGCGCGACACCGACAGCGAGCGGCGTTGCGCGGTCCCCCGGCCAAGGAGGCACTCATGGGCATGCTGTCGTGGATCATCATGGGGTTGATTGTCGGCGCGCTGGCGAAATTTCTCATGCCCGGCAGGGATCCGGGCGGTCTCATCATCACCATTCTGCTCGGCATCGCCGGCGCCTTCGTCGGCGGCTTTATCGCCTCGGCCCTGGGGCTGGGCACGGTGACGGGCTTCAACCTGGGCAGCATCCTCATCGCCACCGGCGGCGCGATTCTGCTGCTGTTCTTTTATCGGCGCTTCAAGCGGTAAGCACCGATCCTCCCCACCCAACGATGCGCAGGGACGACCCAGGAGGGCTCGTGATCATTCGACTGTTCATTTTGTTCGGCGTGCTCGCCGCGTTGGCGGGCTGTAGCTCGGCGTACTATGGCGCCATGGAAAAGATGGGCATCCACAAACGCGACATCCTGGTGGATCGCGTCAAGGCGGCGCGCGACAGCCAGCAGGAAGCCAAGCAGCAGTTTTTGACGGCCATGGAGCAGTACAAGAGCGTCGTCCATTTCGAGGGCGGGGATCTGGAAAAAGCCTACAACCGTTTCAATGCCACGTTGCAGAAGAGCGAGGCCAAGGCGACCGAGGTACGCAATCGCATCAAGGCGGTGGAGGATGTTTCCGTCGCCCTGTTCAAGGAATGGCGCGAGGAAATCAAGCAGTATTCGAGCGACGAGTTGCGCCGGTCGAGCCAGCGCCAGTACGACACCACCCAGAAAAGATACACGGAACTCATCGCCGCCATGAAACAGGCCGAGTCCAAGTTGGAGCCCGCGCTGGTGCCCCTGCGCGATCAGGTGCTGTTCATGAAGCACAACCTCAATGCCCGGGCCATCGCCGGCCTCAAAAACGAGGTGGTGGTGGTGCAAACCAACGTCGACGCCCTGGTGCGCACCATCGAGAGCTCCGTCGCCCAGGCCGACGCCTTCATCGCCACCTTACAGGCGGAGTAAGGATTCGCGAGGTCGCCTTCAGCGGCTCGGTTTTTTCGGGAAATAACGAACGTCGGGCAGGCGGGAGAAGTGTTCGTCCTGGGTCCAAACAAGAGCCTGATGTTGCCTGGCGGTGGCCAGGATGATACTGTCCGCCAAGGGCAACTGGAGTTCCATGCCCAGCCGGGCCGCTTCCAGGGCCGGCGCGGCGCCGAGTTCTACAACCCGCCCCTGCTGCATCAACGCCACGGCTTTCAAGGCCAGATCCTCGCCCCGTTGACGGCAGACCACCCTGAACACTTCATAAATGCTGATCACCGGCACGATCAGCGAAGGCAGATCGCGCAGCGGCGCGGAAAAGTTTTCCGCATTGGGTCCGTCTGCGAGATATTCAAGCCACGCGGAAGAGTCGACGACATTCATAGCCGATCATCGTCCCGATCCACGGTGGTGTCGATTCCGCGCAACATGCCGCGCATGGCGCAAATATCCTGCTCGGGAATCAATTCAATGCGGTCGCCATAGACGACCACCTGCATTTTCTGCCCCGGAACCAGCCCCAGTTTATCCCGCACCGCCCTTGGGATGACGACCTGAAATTTTGGAGAAATCTTAACGGCATCCATAAAGCCTCCCTGATCGATAAGCATTACGGAATACCATAGGTCTATCGATCAGGGCTGTCAAGCAAGGGCCGGGCCGTGAAACAGGCGAAGCCGCACGGCAGAACCGAGGCGCCGATCGAGGCCGACCTATTTTTTGACCCGAAAACCGGATTTCTTCAGGGCCGCCGCGAGATCCGAATTGACGTTGACCGGCGGCTCCTTCTTCCTTCTTCCCCCCGTTTCCAGCGGTTTGGAGCCCGGTGGGCCCTTGGTGTCCGTCTTGATCTCGCCCTTGCGCATGCTCAGGGCAATTCGCTTGCGCTGGGCATCGACCTCCAGCACCCTCACCTGCACCTGCTGTCCGACCTTGACCACCTCGTTGGGATCCTTGACGAAGCGATCGGCCAACTGACTGATGTGCACCAGCCCGTCCTGATGGACGCCGATGTCGACGAAGGCGCCGAAAGCCGCCACATTGGTGACGATGCCGTTGAGGACCATGCCCACCTTGAGATCGCCGATCTCCATGACATCCTCGCGAAAGCCGACGGCGACAAAGCTCTCGCGAGGGTCGCGACCCGGCTTGCGCAATTCGGCGAGAATATCGCGCAAGGTCGGCAGGCCGACGTCGCCCGCCACATAGCGCTTGAGATCGATCTGATCGAGCAGCCCCGGCTGGGCGATGAGCGCCGCGACATTCACGCCGGCCTCCTTGGCCATGCGCTCCACCAGCGCGTAGCGCTCCGGATGCACGGCGGTGTTGTCGAGGGGCTCTCTGCCGTTGCGGATACGCAGAAAACCGGCGGCCTGCTCGAAGGCCTTCTTGCCGAAGCGCGGCACCTTGAGCAGTTGCTTGCGCTCGCCAAAGACGCCCTGCGCGTCGCGATACTGAACAATGGCCTTGGCCAGGGCGGGGCCGATGCCCGAGACAAAACCGAGCAGCGCCCCGCTGGCGGTATTGAGATCGACGCCGACATAGTTGACACAGGATTCCACCACCTGATCGAGGGCTTTTTTCAGGGCGCTCTGACTGACATCGTGCTGATACTGGCCGACGCCGATGCTCTTGGGATCGACCTTGACCAGTTCGGCCAGGGGATCCTGCAGCCGCCGGGCGATGGAGATGGCGCCGCGCACCGTCAGATCCAGGTCGGGAAATTCCTCGCGGGCGATGTCCGAGGCCGAATAGACGCTGGCACCCGCCTCACTGACCATCACCACCGGCAGCTTGAGGCCGCGCTCCTTGAGGCACTGGCGAACGAACTGTTCCATCTCCCGGCCGGCGGTGCCGTTGCCGATGGCGACCATTTCGATCCGCTGCTGCTCCACCAGGCGCAGCAACTCCTGCCGGGCCGCGTCCACCCGCCCGCCGCCGGTGTGGGGGTAGATGGTGACATGATCGAGAAAGCGTCCGGTTTCATCGACCGCCGCGAGCTTGGAGCCGGTGCGCAGGCCCGGATCGACGCCGAGCACCCGGCGGCTGCCCGCGGGCGCGGCGAGCAGCAGATGGCGCAGATTTTCGGCAAAGACGCGAATCGCCTCCTCGTCGGCGGCGTCCTTGGCCTGCTGACGCAGCTCGACTTCGATGGAAGGTGCCATCAGGCGTTCGTAGGCATCGGCCAGCACCTCCTGAAGCCAGCCGCGGCAGGGGCTTGCCTTGGGCAGCAGCAGTTGAGCGAGACGGCCGAGAATCTCCGCCTCAGGCGCCGCGATGTGCAGGCGCAGAATTTCTTCCTTTTCGCCGCGACGCATGGCCAGCATGCGGTGCGAGGGGATCTGGCGCAGCGGTTCACTGAAATCGTAATACATCTCGTATTTGCTGAGCGTGCCCTCCTTGCCGCGCTGCGGCTGCGAGCGCAGCACGCCCTGCTCCCAGGTCAGACGGCGCACCAGGGCACGCGCCTCGGCAGCCTCGGCAAAGCGCTCGGCGAGAATGAAGCCCGCACCCTGCAAGGCGCTCTCGGCATCGATCACACCCAGCTCCGGTCTGACATAGGCCGCCGCCAACGCGGGCAGGTCGATGCCGGCCCCCGTCGCGCCGAAAAGCGCCTCGGCCAGAGGTTCCAGACCCTGCTCCCTGGCGATGGTCGCCTTGGTGCGCCGCTTGGGCTTGTAGGGCAGATAAAGATCCTCCAGCTCGGTCTTCTGCCGACAGGCAAGGATGCGCGCCCGCAGTTCCGGCGAGAGCTTGCCCTGTTCCTCGATGGACTTGAGCACCGTACCGCGCCGCTCGTCGAGCTCCTTGAAATAGCCCAGGCGCTCCTCGATGAGGCGGATCTGCACCTCGTCCAATTCACCGGTGGCCTCCTTGCGATAGCGGGCAATGAAGGGCACCGTGGCGCCGCCTTCAAGCAGGGCGACGGTCTGTTCAAGTTGCGCGGGCTGCACGCCGGTGTCCTGGTGCAGCAAGGTGATGAGATCCAGGGATTGGGTCATGGGGATCCTCGGTCTGATGGGGATATTCGTGGAGGTAAGGGCCGTGCGCAGGAATCTATCACGGCGGGGTGCAAACGGGAACCCGCGATCACAGCTGACAGGTGTTGCCGCGGAGGAGAGGTAGCAACGCGGGGGGGAAATTTCCCGAACGTGAAAATTAATGACTGTCTACTGGCTCCATCGCCCTATTTTTCCCGATCAGGAAAAATCCTTGCAATCCAAGACTGAACACAGCTAAATTAACCCGAGCGGGAAAAAGGAGACGCCATGGAACCCCAA
The sequence above is drawn from the Geoalkalibacter sp. genome and encodes:
- a CDS encoding PAS domain-containing protein, translated to MKNQATVSSEAAELAEEIQKLRDRVAQLEAERDHFARLYDGAPVGYFTMDPDGVIRSANSMGAAFFSNDGKTLVGQNFARFVADDACLTLAEFLRRVFAGPGKQTCRLRLAQSTPRPLYVRIEALANPNNDECLAVLIDISEKQRAEQALAESEYNLAKAQAMTHVGSWSFDPASGEVQASAELLRILRLRPEETTQEAFARVVHPEDYASVMEHLRHGVEYGKTYEIEHRLLFEDDIVRWVYSIVEPALNSAGKVVKLYGTTQDITQRKQAEVDLRNKTNELQTIFDSIGDGITVYDQNAQVQHHNAISPRLFPEETLQGRSCRELFHPGALLAPEECPVERALRGERVDTSLAWAREGRPTRYLDITATPIRDAQGEKNRALVFFRDVSEKRLQELHLIQTEKMSSIGVLATGIAHEINNPLTSVAGCAEALLRRFRDEPELKHDGRLDVFPHYLEVIVRESYRCKGIIDHLLSFSRTSDGNAVRVDINLVLLEILELLRYQSSFRKIRILTDLQTDLPRVSGDPSGLRQVFMNLLVNACQAIEEQGVVDVRTARADAENIRVVIRDTGCGVAQPILDRIWEPFFTTKEVGQGVGLGLALTYNIVKRHGGEIHLESRVGEGSQFSVLLPVWREEPR
- a CDS encoding DUF2750 domain-containing protein, producing the protein MSLEYLGEKVFLDEIRAAGRIWVLRGAHKNIHAAEIEDGYSLPVWSSQDKAAQFLKIARLIGQAYAPEAVPLEVFIQAWLSDRRMAIRELQLNPDGKTSRVLIVSREEFLAAQGMQPPSNLV
- a CDS encoding GlsB/YeaQ/YmgE family stress response membrane protein, with the protein product MGMLSWIIMGLIVGALAKFLMPGRDPGGLIITILLGIAGAFVGGFIASALGLGTVTGFNLGSILIATGGAILLLFFYRRFKR
- a CDS encoding DUF2959 domain-containing protein; the protein is MIRLFILFGVLAALAGCSSAYYGAMEKMGIHKRDILVDRVKAARDSQQEAKQQFLTAMEQYKSVVHFEGGDLEKAYNRFNATLQKSEAKATEVRNRIKAVEDVSVALFKEWREEIKQYSSDELRRSSQRQYDTTQKRYTELIAAMKQAESKLEPALVPLRDQVLFMKHNLNARAIAGLKNEVVVVQTNVDALVRTIESSVAQADAFIATLQAE
- a CDS encoding type II toxin-antitoxin system VapC family toxin; amino-acid sequence: MNVVDSSAWLEYLADGPNAENFSAPLRDLPSLIVPVISIYEVFRVVCRQRGEDLALKAVALMQQGRVVELGAAPALEAARLGMELQLPLADSIILATARQHQALVWTQDEHFSRLPDVRYFPKKPSR
- a CDS encoding AbrB/MazE/SpoVT family DNA-binding domain-containing protein, producing MDAVKISPKFQVVIPRAVRDKLGLVPGQKMQVVVYGDRIELIPEQDICAMRGMLRGIDTTVDRDDDRL
- a CDS encoding Tex family protein; translation: MTQSLDLITLLHQDTGVQPAQLEQTVALLEGGATVPFIARYRKEATGELDEVQIRLIEERLGYFKELDERRGTVLKSIEEQGKLSPELRARILACRQKTELEDLYLPYKPKRRTKATIAREQGLEPLAEALFGATGAGIDLPALAAAYVRPELGVIDAESALQGAGFILAERFAEAAEARALVRRLTWEQGVLRSQPQRGKEGTLSKYEMYYDFSEPLRQIPSHRMLAMRRGEKEEILRLHIAAPEAEILGRLAQLLLPKASPCRGWLQEVLADAYERLMAPSIEVELRQQAKDAADEEAIRVFAENLRHLLLAAPAGSRRVLGVDPGLRTGSKLAAVDETGRFLDHVTIYPHTGGGRVDAARQELLRLVEQQRIEMVAIGNGTAGREMEQFVRQCLKERGLKLPVVMVSEAGASVYSASDIAREEFPDLDLTVRGAISIARRLQDPLAELVKVDPKSIGVGQYQHDVSQSALKKALDQVVESCVNYVGVDLNTASGALLGFVSGIGPALAKAIVQYRDAQGVFGERKQLLKVPRFGKKAFEQAAGFLRIRNGREPLDNTAVHPERYALVERMAKEAGVNVAALIAQPGLLDQIDLKRYVAGDVGLPTLRDILAELRKPGRDPRESFVAVGFREDVMEIGDLKVGMVLNGIVTNVAAFGAFVDIGVHQDGLVHISQLADRFVKDPNEVVKVGQQVQVRVLEVDAQRKRIALSMRKGEIKTDTKGPPGSKPLETGGRRKKEPPVNVNSDLAAALKKSGFRVKK